A window of Selenomonas ruminantium subsp. lactilytica TAM6421 contains these coding sequences:
- a CDS encoding putative porin yields the protein MKKTLVSALTTALVVGAASTTFAASNPFSDVPADHWAYDAVAQLAADGVVEGYGDSTFKGNRNITRYEMAQMVAKAMAKNTSGTDKALVDKLAAEFAEELNNLGVRVSNLERNADMVKWNGVAEYTFTRQRHEKNGKKTTNHGDDNVLFRLEPSAEVNSHWHVKARLDANSNLKSDQGEDSSSVKLKRVWAQGEYGKLTVKLGKFASLNDDTFADTPFSGAEVSYGKDVKVIAAAGRLNLWDASAFKKNVDIQNVRNWMVAGRHDDRTANYQYAGLELNKSKLSGGLYWHHLNAAGFDYKKGTTDEANIGAVKGSYTFSKNVSVNGFYTQNFDVDTKNYQDKSASLEVDYKGAQQENKGTWGAWVAYRRLGNAAIINNTYDVINTGYKGWEVGGNYTLFKNVVTTLRYGNQKDISNSNVKDQNFFGRVQFFF from the coding sequence ATGAAGAAGACTCTCGTATCCGCTCTGACGACCGCTCTGGTTGTTGGTGCAGCTAGCACGACGTTTGCTGCTAGCAACCCGTTCTCCGATGTTCCTGCTGATCATTGGGCTTATGACGCTGTAGCTCAGCTGGCTGCTGACGGCGTTGTTGAAGGTTATGGCGACAGCACCTTCAAGGGCAACCGTAACATCACTCGTTACGAAATGGCTCAGATGGTTGCTAAAGCTATGGCTAAGAACACTTCCGGCACGGACAAGGCTCTGGTTGACAAACTGGCTGCTGAATTCGCAGAAGAACTCAACAACCTCGGTGTTCGCGTAAGCAACCTCGAACGCAATGCTGACATGGTTAAATGGAATGGCGTTGCTGAGTACACCTTCACGCGTCAGCGTCATGAAAAAAATGGCAAAAAGACGACGAATCATGGCGACGACAATGTACTGTTCCGTCTCGAGCCCTCCGCTGAAGTTAACAGCCATTGGCATGTAAAGGCTCGTCTCGATGCTAACTCCAACCTGAAATCTGACCAGGGTGAAGATAGCAGCAGCGTTAAGCTGAAACGTGTATGGGCTCAGGGTGAATATGGCAAACTGACGGTTAAACTCGGTAAGTTTGCTTCCCTGAACGACGATACCTTTGCTGATACGCCGTTCTCCGGTGCTGAAGTTTCCTACGGCAAGGATGTTAAAGTCATTGCTGCTGCTGGTCGTCTGAACCTTTGGGATGCTAGTGCATTTAAGAAGAATGTAGACATCCAGAATGTTCGTAATTGGATGGTTGCTGGTCGTCACGATGATAGAACTGCAAACTATCAGTATGCTGGTCTCGAACTCAACAAGAGCAAGCTGAGCGGTGGCCTGTACTGGCATCACCTGAACGCAGCAGGTTTCGATTATAAGAAAGGTACGACGGATGAAGCTAATATCGGTGCAGTAAAAGGCAGCTACACCTTTAGCAAGAATGTCAGCGTAAATGGTTTCTATACTCAGAACTTTGATGTTGATACCAAGAATTATCAGGATAAGTCCGCTAGCCTCGAAGTAGACTATAAGGGCGCTCAGCAGGAAAACAAGGGTACTTGGGGTGCTTGGGTTGCATACCGTCGCCTTGGTAACGCCGCAATCATCAACAACACGTACGATGTTATCAATACGGGCTACAAAGGTTGGGAAGTTGGCGGTAACTACACGCTCTTCAAGAACGTTGTAACGACTCTCCGTTATGGCAACCAGAAGGATATCAGCAACTCCAACGTTAAGGACCAGAATTTCTTCGGTCGCGTTCAGTTCTTCTTCTAA
- a CDS encoding class I SAM-dependent methyltransferase → MKQDLTCFLTGGPAPMRWLLLESLTYIARLADLYPQASFTVVTEIQEAASLPEFDRLDIKWVFQDCRQDRLPFPEHSFDAALAEGLLTRAYEPYEVLMDISRKLTDVGVLYGDFLNVRYTGVLEALQNGEFPVREKHLYAKSEMVRLLDDTLFKEIDFVPGALDDDEQIARSWEQQGYVNIQHELAVSRYLFRAAVSTASVANLKSLYTPEVRKELARILHRIEYDVQRADNIMRLQQLCKQEGIFSEYLQDFIEETCYHANEVKHLLPDEQ, encoded by the coding sequence ATGAAGCAGGATTTGACCTGTTTTCTCACCGGCGGCCCGGCGCCTATGCGCTGGCTGCTGCTGGAGAGCCTGACCTATATTGCACGTTTGGCTGACCTTTACCCACAGGCAAGCTTCACGGTGGTGACGGAAATCCAGGAGGCCGCCAGCCTGCCAGAGTTTGACAGGCTGGATATCAAGTGGGTGTTCCAGGACTGCCGTCAGGACAGGCTGCCATTTCCTGAGCATAGCTTTGATGCAGCGTTGGCTGAAGGGCTGCTGACCAGAGCCTATGAGCCCTATGAGGTCCTGATGGATATCAGCCGCAAGCTCACGGATGTGGGGGTGTTGTACGGCGATTTCCTCAATGTGCGCTATACCGGCGTATTGGAGGCGTTGCAAAACGGGGAATTTCCTGTGCGGGAAAAACATCTTTATGCCAAGAGCGAAATGGTGCGGCTGCTGGATGATACCCTGTTTAAGGAAATCGATTTTGTGCCCGGCGCCCTGGACGATGATGAACAAATTGCCCGCAGCTGGGAACAGCAGGGGTATGTGAATATCCAGCATGAACTGGCTGTCAGCCGATATCTGTTCCGGGCTGCTGTCAGCACTGCCAGCGTTGCTAATCTCAAGAGCCTATACACTCCGGAAGTACGTAAGGAACTGGCGCGGATTCTCCATCGGATCGAGTATGACGTGCAGCGGGCGGATAATATAATGCGGCTGCAACAACTGTGCAAACAGGAAGGGATTTTCTCAGAGTATTTGCAGGATTTTATAGAAGAAACATGTTATCATGCAAATGAAGTAAAACATTTGTTGCCAGATGAACAATGA
- a CDS encoding metallophosphoesterase: MSVFIVLFAVLILLPAGLTFFVYRRIPVDQSRRRFLKGAALYPAALVGGSAYGYGYERKLQVKRYYDITLPAGAGLSVAQISDVHLGKFFLLEDFRNLLRLVAADEPDILVVTGDLFDDVAMNPEAVKILDEAVDYFPKGIYFCIGNHEQYRNWGRTAKLLKNTRVHMLIGRAEKVTGTDLWLAGAEFPWARDDESFMQEKADLMQKAIKNIPAEELKQTILLAHHPEFIDNGAEAGIPLTLTGHSHGTQFGIFGLPLLPVYKYNRGMVKIGDSVGYVHCGNGSWLPMRIGCPPEIAYFRLKG; this comes from the coding sequence ATGTCGGTTTTTATTGTTTTATTTGCAGTGCTGATTTTGTTGCCGGCAGGGCTGACTTTTTTTGTTTACCGTCGGATTCCGGTGGATCAGAGCAGGCGGCGGTTTTTGAAAGGAGCGGCGCTTTATCCGGCGGCTCTGGTTGGTGGGAGCGCTTATGGGTATGGTTATGAGCGCAAGCTGCAGGTGAAGCGGTATTATGATATCACACTGCCGGCGGGAGCGGGGCTTTCTGTGGCTCAGATCAGTGATGTACACTTGGGAAAATTCTTTTTGCTGGAGGATTTTCGCAATCTCCTGCGGCTGGTGGCGGCAGATGAGCCGGATATTCTGGTGGTTACGGGGGATTTGTTTGATGATGTGGCGATGAATCCGGAGGCTGTGAAGATTCTGGATGAAGCCGTGGATTATTTTCCAAAGGGGATATATTTCTGTATTGGCAATCATGAGCAGTACCGCAATTGGGGACGTACGGCGAAGCTGCTGAAAAATACCCGGGTGCATATGCTGATCGGGCGGGCGGAAAAGGTGACAGGCACGGATCTTTGGCTGGCGGGGGCGGAATTCCCCTGGGCCCGGGATGATGAAAGTTTCATGCAGGAAAAGGCGGACCTGATGCAGAAAGCTATAAAAAATATCCCGGCGGAGGAACTGAAGCAGACGATTCTATTGGCTCATCATCCGGAATTCATCGATAATGGAGCGGAAGCAGGCATTCCGCTGACGCTTACAGGTCATTCCCATGGGACGCAGTTCGGCATTTTTGGCCTGCCCTTGCTGCCGGTCTATAAATACAACCGGGGCATGGTGAAGATTGGCGATTCTGTGGGCTATGTCCATTGCGGCAATGGCAGCTGGCTGCCGATGCGCATTGGCTGTCCGCCGGAGATTGCCTATTTCCGGCTCAAGGGATAG
- a CDS encoding NAD(P)H-dependent oxidoreductase subunit E: MLTAQTKEYPLSAELQAKIDLVLESHDNDPTQIVGILLEVQDLNERHYVPEPTAYYLADRLGIPVTNVFDCLSFYSELSATPRAKYPIQVCSSPACRVNRIDTERLLNTLQNLLDIKIGEITYDGRFTLERTTCYGACDRAPSVRINGHVYDHLDSIEKIEALLRSLK, translated from the coding sequence ATGCTAACAGCACAAACTAAAGAGTATCCACTATCAGCGGAATTACAGGCTAAGATTGACTTAGTTTTGGAATCCCATGACAATGATCCTACGCAAATCGTGGGCATACTGCTGGAAGTGCAGGATTTGAATGAACGCCATTATGTGCCGGAACCCACCGCGTACTATCTGGCTGACCGGCTGGGCATTCCGGTGACCAATGTCTTTGACTGCCTGAGCTTTTACAGTGAGCTGTCGGCAACGCCCCGGGCCAAGTATCCGATCCAGGTCTGCTCCTCACCAGCCTGCCGGGTAAACCGCATCGATACGGAAAGACTTCTGAATACGCTGCAGAATCTCTTGGATATCAAGATCGGCGAGATCACCTACGATGGCCGCTTCACGCTGGAGCGTACCACCTGTTATGGTGCCTGTGACCGGGCTCCTTCCGTACGCATCAACGGCCATGTCTACGACCATCTGGACAGCATCGAGAAAATCGAAGCCCTGCTGCGGTCGCTGAAGTGA